CGGAATCCTTGTCAGAAGTGCTAACATGCTGGAAATGGATTTTTCTGATAACCTTCTTGCGATTGCACGCGCCGGTGCCGGCGTTAACAATATTCCGATTGATAAATGTGCCGGAAAAGGAATAGTTGTTTTTAACACTCCGGGAGCTAATGCTAACGGTGTTAAGGAAATGGTACTTGCTGCTATGTTACTTGCAAGCCGAGATATCATTGGCGGAACAGAGTGGGTTAAGGCAAATGCAGGTGATCCGGATATTGCTAAGCTTACAGAGAAGAGCAAAAAGAAATTTGCCGGAACTGAGATCTTTGGTAAAAAGCTTGGAATCATCGGACTTGGCGCTATTGGTGTAAGAGTCGCAAATGCGGCAAGACAGCTGGGCATGGAGGTATATGGATATGATCCATATCTTTCAATTGATGCGGCATGGAGACTGTCTTCAGATGTTAAGCATGTTACTAATGTTGATGATATTTACTCTAAGTGCGATATTATTACAATTCATGTTCCTGCCCTTGATTCTACAAAGGGTATGGTTAATGAGGCTGCTATTTCCAAGATGAAGAAGGGAGTGATCCTCATCAACCTTGCAAGAGATATTCTTTGTAATGAAGCAGATGTTCTTGCGGGAATCAATTCCGGAAAGATCCGCAAATATGTAACTGATTTCCCAAATCCTACTATTGCAGGACATGACGGATGCATTGTTATTCCTCACCTTGGAGCTTCAACTGAGGAATCTGAAGATAACTGTGCTGTTAAGGCGGTTCTTGAACTCAAGGATTATCTCGAAAATGGTAATATTAATAACTCTGTTAATCTTCCTAACTGTGATATGGGAGTGTGCGCCGGACCAAGACTTGCCATCATCCACAAGAATGTAGCCAATATGATCAGTCAGTTTACATCATTCCTTGGAAATGCGGGTTACAATATCAAGGATATGAGCAATAAGTCAAGGGGAGACTATGCATATACACTAATTGACCTTGAAGATGAGATTGAAGATGCAATTGTAAGTAAGATAGAAAAAATCGATGATGTAATAAGAGTGAGAATAGTTCGCAAGGACGTGTAAAATCACTTATTTATGCTATAATTATCGGGTGGGAATCAGATTCCTGCCCGATTTTTACATTCGGACATCATTAATATTTTTATTATAGTTTGTTGTTTAGACTTTTTGTTGGGAGGACTATTATGGCTGATATCAAGCCTTTTAAGGCATTTAGACCGGCACAGGGTCTTGAGGGGAAAATAGCATCTTTACCTTATGATGTTTTTAACAGACAGGAAGCTTATGAAAAGGTACAAAGAGAGCCGGATTCATTTCTTGCTATAGACAGGCCTGAAACACAGTTTGAGCCGGGACATGATATGTATGCTCGGGAAGTTTATGACAAGGCCCGGGACATGCTACAGGCCAAAATGGCAGATGGCTCTTTTATACAGGATGAGAACCCTTGCTATTACATATATGAGCAGACTATGAATGGACGAACTCAGACTGGAATTGTCGCTTGTGCTTCCATTGATGATTATCTGGGTAATGTTATTAAAAAGCATGAGAACACCAGAGAGGAAAAGGAACAGGACAGGATAAATCATGTTTATACCTGTCAGGCTCAGACTGGCCCTATTTTTCTCTGCTACAGGAAGAATAAGCTGATCTCGGATCTTGTTGATAAGGTTAAAGAGGTTGATGAACCTATATATGATTTTGTTTCTGAAGATGGTGTCAGAAATAGGATCTTTATTATCTCTGATCTTGAGGAAACCGAGACTATTTGCAGGGTATTTACTA
The sequence above is a segment of the Butyrivibrio proteoclasticus B316 genome. Coding sequences within it:
- a CDS encoding phosphoglycerate dehydrogenase is translated as MYKYKCMNPIAKIGLNNFTDKYEAVDNVDDADGILVRSANMLEMDFSDNLLAIARAGAGVNNIPIDKCAGKGIVVFNTPGANANGVKEMVLAAMLLASRDIIGGTEWVKANAGDPDIAKLTEKSKKKFAGTEIFGKKLGIIGLGAIGVRVANAARQLGMEVYGYDPYLSIDAAWRLSSDVKHVTNVDDIYSKCDIITIHVPALDSTKGMVNEAAISKMKKGVILINLARDILCNEADVLAGINSGKIRKYVTDFPNPTIAGHDGCIVIPHLGASTEESEDNCAVKAVLELKDYLENGNINNSVNLPNCDMGVCAGPRLAIIHKNVANMISQFTSFLGNAGYNIKDMSNKSRGDYAYTLIDLEDEIEDAIVSKIEKIDDVIRVRIVRKDV